A genomic stretch from Telopea speciosissima isolate NSW1024214 ecotype Mountain lineage chromosome 7, Tspe_v1, whole genome shotgun sequence includes:
- the LOC122668731 gene encoding uncharacterized protein LOC122668731: protein MEPNPPATVTKNLWNYVHIVFFMMRKGISKRKVMMELHLMMKRGKIAGKAIGNLMFHHHSNSNCGSQDSNLSFVAPHEYEFSCSNSPANPSSSSSYFPFHISKRKASQNHSQSHHYFSCMHPTATDDDDLTAVNAMQKVLEMLNVHDITEASPIPSSFPGFGKSPMVRQLRITDSPFPLTNSDDDSHVDKAAEEFIQKFYNNLRLQNRMAEKKP from the coding sequence atggaaccGAATCCACCTGCAACAGTAACGAAGAACCTATGGAACTATGTACACATAGTGTTCTTCATGATGAGGAAAGGAATCTCGAAGCGCAAAGTGATGATGGAGCTTCACCTGATGATGAAACGTGGCAAGATCGCAGGGAAGGCAATCGGTAACCTTATGTTCCACCACCACTCCAACTCCAACTGCGGATCGCAAGATTCGAATCTCTCCTTCGTCGCACCTCATGAGTACGAGTTTAGTTGCAGCAACAGCCCCGCCAACCCTTCCTCTTCGTCTTCTTACTTCCCCTTCCACATCAGCAAACGTAAGGCTTCTCAGAACCACTCTCAGTCTCACCATTACTTCTCATGTATGCACCCGACGGCCACCGACGACGACGACTTAACGGCCGTCAATGCGATGCAAAAAGTGCTGGAGATGTTGAACGTCCATGATATAACGGAGGCGTCTCCTATACCGTCATCGTTTCCTGGGTTCGGAAAGAGTCCAATGGTGAGGCAGTTGAGGATAACGGACTCTCCGTTTCCGTTAACGAATTCTGACGACGATAGCCACGTCGACAAGGCGGCTGAGGAGTTCATTCAGAAGTTCTATAACAACCTGAGGCTACAAAATAGGATGGCCGagaaaaaaccttaa